A genomic stretch from Hemicordylus capensis ecotype Gifberg chromosome 1, rHemCap1.1.pri, whole genome shotgun sequence includes:
- the BTBD6 gene encoding BTB/POZ domain-containing protein 6 isoform X3, whose translation MFNNELMADVHFIVGPVGAAKKVPAHKYVLAVGSSVFYAMFYGDLAEVKSEIHIPDVEPAAFLILLRYMYSDEIDLEADTVLATLYAAKKYIVPALAKACVNFLETSLEAKNACVLLSQSRLFEEPELTQRCWEVIDAQAEMALKSEGFCEIDQQTLEIIVTREALNTKEVVVFEAVLNWAEAECKRQGLPVTPRNKRNVLGKALYLVRIPTMTLEEFANGAAQSDILTLEERHNIFLWYTAANKPKLEFPLTKRKGLVPQRCHRFQSSAYRSNQWRYRGRCDSIQFAVDKRIFIAGLGLYGSSCGKAEYSVKIELKRLGVVLAQNLTKFTSDGSSNTFSVWFEHPVQVEQDTFYNVSAILDGNELSYFGQEGMTEVQCGKVTFQFQCSSDSTNGTGVQGGQIPELIFYA comes from the exons ATGTTCAATAACGAGCTTATGGCGGACGTGCATTTTATTGTGGGCCCAGTCGGGGCAGCCAAGAAAGTTCCTGCGCACAAG TATGTTTTGGCTGTTGGTAGCTCCGTCTTCTATGCTATGTTTTACGGTGATCTTGCAGAGGTGAAATCTGAAATTCATATACCAGATGTAGAACCTGCAGCTTTCCTAATCTTATTAAG GTATATGTATAGCGATGAGATTGACCTGGAAGCAGATACAGTGCTTGCTACTCTATACGCCGCCAAGAAGTACATTGTCCCAGCATTAGCAAAAGCGTGCGTCAATTTTCTGGAGACTAGTCTAGAGGCCAAGAATGCTTGCGTTCTGCTGTCTCAGAGCAGACTCTTTGAGGAGCCAGAGCTGACACAGCGCTGTTGGGAAGTCATAGATGCTCAAGCGGAAATGGCACTGAAATCGGAGGGCTTCTGCGAAATAGATCAACAGACGCTGGAGATCATTGTGACTCGGGAAGCCCTGAAcaccaaggaggtggtggtgtttGAGGCCGTCCTGAACTGGGCCGAGGCTGAATGCAAGAGGCAAGGGCTGCCAGTTACGCCAAGGAACAAGCGGAATGTATTAGGAAAAGCTTTATACTTGGTACGGATTCCAACCATGACTTTGGAAGAGTTTGCCAATGGAGCTGCTCAGTCTGACATCCTAACTCTCGAGGAGAGACACAATATTTTCTTGTGGTATACTGCTGCAAACAAACCGAAGCTAGAATTTCCACTGACAAAAAGAAAAGGACTTGTACCTCAAAGGTGCCACCGATTTCAATCCTCCGCATATCGTAGCAATCAGTGGAGGTACCGAGGTCGGTGCGACAGCATTCAGTTTGCTGTCGATAAAAGGATATTTATAGCCGGACTGGGATTGTATGGGTCAAGTTGTGGGAAAGCTGAATACAGTGTCAAAATTGAACTGAAGCGGCTGGGAGTCGTGCTTGCCCAGAACCTGACAAAGTTTACCTCTGATGGATCTAGTAACACTTTCTCGGTGTGGTTTGAGCATCCTGTGCAGGTGGAGCAAGACACCTTTTACAACGTAAGTGCCATTCTGGATGGCAATGAACTCAGTTATTTTGGACAAGAGGGCATGACTGAAGTGCAGTGTGGGAAAGTGACGTTCCAGTTCCAGTGTTCCTCAGACAGCACCAATGGCACAGGAGTACAAGGAGGACAGATACCTGAACTCATTTTCTATGCATGA
- the BTBD6 gene encoding BTB/POZ domain-containing protein 6 isoform X2, whose protein sequence is MAAELYPASANTNLANSNNAANSKKNALQLQQSAQPPPPPPLQNLNNNNVESANWQSFHPTLRERNALMFNNELMADVHFIVGPVGAAKKVPAHKYVLAVGSSVFYAMFYGDLAEVKSEIHIPDVEPAAFLILLRYMYSDEIDLEADTVLATLYAAKKYIVPALAKACVNFLETSLEAKNACVLLSQSRLFEEPELTQRCWEVIDAQAEMALKSEGFCEIDQQTLEIIVTREALNTKEVVVFEAVLNWAEAECKRQGLPVTPRNKRNVLGKALYLVRIPTMTLEEFANGAAQSDILTLEERHNIFLWYTAANKPKLEFPLTKRKGLVPQRCHRFQSSAYRSNQWRYRGRCDSIQFAVDKRIFIAGLGLYGSSCGKAEYSVKIELKRLGVVLAQNLTKFTSDGSSNTFSVWFEHPVQVEQDTFYNVSAILDGNELSYFGQEGMTEVQCGKVTFQFQCSSDSTNGTGVQGGQIPELIFYA, encoded by the exons ATGGCTGCGGAACTTTACCCTGCCAGCGCCAACACCAACCTCGCCAACAGCAATAACGCCGCCAACAGCAAGAAAAACGCCCTCCAGCTCCAGCAGAGCGCGCAGcccccgccgcctccgccgcTGCAAAacctcaacaacaacaacgtggAGAGCGCCAACTGGCAGtccttccaccccaccctgcGAGAGAG GAACGCACTCATGTTCAATAACGAGCTTATGGCGGACGTGCATTTTATTGTGGGCCCAGTCGGGGCAGCCAAGAAAGTTCCTGCGCACAAG TATGTTTTGGCTGTTGGTAGCTCCGTCTTCTATGCTATGTTTTACGGTGATCTTGCAGAGGTGAAATCTGAAATTCATATACCAGATGTAGAACCTGCAGCTTTCCTAATCTTATTAAG GTATATGTATAGCGATGAGATTGACCTGGAAGCAGATACAGTGCTTGCTACTCTATACGCCGCCAAGAAGTACATTGTCCCAGCATTAGCAAAAGCGTGCGTCAATTTTCTGGAGACTAGTCTAGAGGCCAAGAATGCTTGCGTTCTGCTGTCTCAGAGCAGACTCTTTGAGGAGCCAGAGCTGACACAGCGCTGTTGGGAAGTCATAGATGCTCAAGCGGAAATGGCACTGAAATCGGAGGGCTTCTGCGAAATAGATCAACAGACGCTGGAGATCATTGTGACTCGGGAAGCCCTGAAcaccaaggaggtggtggtgtttGAGGCCGTCCTGAACTGGGCCGAGGCTGAATGCAAGAGGCAAGGGCTGCCAGTTACGCCAAGGAACAAGCGGAATGTATTAGGAAAAGCTTTATACTTGGTACGGATTCCAACCATGACTTTGGAAGAGTTTGCCAATGGAGCTGCTCAGTCTGACATCCTAACTCTCGAGGAGAGACACAATATTTTCTTGTGGTATACTGCTGCAAACAAACCGAAGCTAGAATTTCCACTGACAAAAAGAAAAGGACTTGTACCTCAAAGGTGCCACCGATTTCAATCCTCCGCATATCGTAGCAATCAGTGGAGGTACCGAGGTCGGTGCGACAGCATTCAGTTTGCTGTCGATAAAAGGATATTTATAGCCGGACTGGGATTGTATGGGTCAAGTTGTGGGAAAGCTGAATACAGTGTCAAAATTGAACTGAAGCGGCTGGGAGTCGTGCTTGCCCAGAACCTGACAAAGTTTACCTCTGATGGATCTAGTAACACTTTCTCGGTGTGGTTTGAGCATCCTGTGCAGGTGGAGCAAGACACCTTTTACAACGTAAGTGCCATTCTGGATGGCAATGAACTCAGTTATTTTGGACAAGAGGGCATGACTGAAGTGCAGTGTGGGAAAGTGACGTTCCAGTTCCAGTGTTCCTCAGACAGCACCAATGGCACAGGAGTACAAGGAGGACAGATACCTGAACTCATTTTCTATGCATGA
- the BTBD6 gene encoding BTB/POZ domain-containing protein 6 isoform X1: protein MPLDHGCFHGRIMKCLTFFLLLPETLKKSKKSVRASGKGPACYEIVPLALKKKMAAELYPASANTNLANSNNAANSKKNALQLQQSAQPPPPPPLQNLNNNNVESANWQSFHPTLRERNALMFNNELMADVHFIVGPVGAAKKVPAHKYVLAVGSSVFYAMFYGDLAEVKSEIHIPDVEPAAFLILLRYMYSDEIDLEADTVLATLYAAKKYIVPALAKACVNFLETSLEAKNACVLLSQSRLFEEPELTQRCWEVIDAQAEMALKSEGFCEIDQQTLEIIVTREALNTKEVVVFEAVLNWAEAECKRQGLPVTPRNKRNVLGKALYLVRIPTMTLEEFANGAAQSDILTLEERHNIFLWYTAANKPKLEFPLTKRKGLVPQRCHRFQSSAYRSNQWRYRGRCDSIQFAVDKRIFIAGLGLYGSSCGKAEYSVKIELKRLGVVLAQNLTKFTSDGSSNTFSVWFEHPVQVEQDTFYNVSAILDGNELSYFGQEGMTEVQCGKVTFQFQCSSDSTNGTGVQGGQIPELIFYA from the exons ATGCCACTGGACCATGGTTGCTTCCATGGCCGGATCATGAAGTGCTTGACTTTCTTTCTTCTGCTTCCAGAGACCTTAAAGAAGTCCAAGAAGAGCGTCCGGGCCAGCGGCAAGGGGCCAGCATGCTATGAGATCGTGCCCCTGGCCCTCAAGAAGAAGATGGCTGCGGAACTTTACCCTGCCAGCGCCAACACCAACCTCGCCAACAGCAATAACGCCGCCAACAGCAAGAAAAACGCCCTCCAGCTCCAGCAGAGCGCGCAGcccccgccgcctccgccgcTGCAAAacctcaacaacaacaacgtggAGAGCGCCAACTGGCAGtccttccaccccaccctgcGAGAGAG GAACGCACTCATGTTCAATAACGAGCTTATGGCGGACGTGCATTTTATTGTGGGCCCAGTCGGGGCAGCCAAGAAAGTTCCTGCGCACAAG TATGTTTTGGCTGTTGGTAGCTCCGTCTTCTATGCTATGTTTTACGGTGATCTTGCAGAGGTGAAATCTGAAATTCATATACCAGATGTAGAACCTGCAGCTTTCCTAATCTTATTAAG GTATATGTATAGCGATGAGATTGACCTGGAAGCAGATACAGTGCTTGCTACTCTATACGCCGCCAAGAAGTACATTGTCCCAGCATTAGCAAAAGCGTGCGTCAATTTTCTGGAGACTAGTCTAGAGGCCAAGAATGCTTGCGTTCTGCTGTCTCAGAGCAGACTCTTTGAGGAGCCAGAGCTGACACAGCGCTGTTGGGAAGTCATAGATGCTCAAGCGGAAATGGCACTGAAATCGGAGGGCTTCTGCGAAATAGATCAACAGACGCTGGAGATCATTGTGACTCGGGAAGCCCTGAAcaccaaggaggtggtggtgtttGAGGCCGTCCTGAACTGGGCCGAGGCTGAATGCAAGAGGCAAGGGCTGCCAGTTACGCCAAGGAACAAGCGGAATGTATTAGGAAAAGCTTTATACTTGGTACGGATTCCAACCATGACTTTGGAAGAGTTTGCCAATGGAGCTGCTCAGTCTGACATCCTAACTCTCGAGGAGAGACACAATATTTTCTTGTGGTATACTGCTGCAAACAAACCGAAGCTAGAATTTCCACTGACAAAAAGAAAAGGACTTGTACCTCAAAGGTGCCACCGATTTCAATCCTCCGCATATCGTAGCAATCAGTGGAGGTACCGAGGTCGGTGCGACAGCATTCAGTTTGCTGTCGATAAAAGGATATTTATAGCCGGACTGGGATTGTATGGGTCAAGTTGTGGGAAAGCTGAATACAGTGTCAAAATTGAACTGAAGCGGCTGGGAGTCGTGCTTGCCCAGAACCTGACAAAGTTTACCTCTGATGGATCTAGTAACACTTTCTCGGTGTGGTTTGAGCATCCTGTGCAGGTGGAGCAAGACACCTTTTACAACGTAAGTGCCATTCTGGATGGCAATGAACTCAGTTATTTTGGACAAGAGGGCATGACTGAAGTGCAGTGTGGGAAAGTGACGTTCCAGTTCCAGTGTTCCTCAGACAGCACCAATGGCACAGGAGTACAAGGAGGACAGATACCTGAACTCATTTTCTATGCATGA